In Pleomorphomonas sp. T1.2MG-36, the genomic stretch CAAGCCGCGACTGGGACGGAAAAGCCCCATATATAGGCGGACTTGGGAAGCTGCCGGACTGGATCGACCCAGGTTTTGGCGTAAAACGGGGTGTGTTGCCGGCGATGGCCGGCGCCTTCCGGGGAGTCTTGAAGATGGGTCCGCAGGTCGATCCCGTTCCGTCAGATGTTGCCATGCCGAAGGAGGCCGACGTCGTCATCGTCGGCGGTGGAATCATTGGAACCAGCTCGGCGCTCTATCTGGCCGAACGGGGCCTCAAGGTGGTGCTCCTCGAAAAGGGACATATCGGCGGCGAGCAGTCGAGCCGCAACTGGGGTTGGGTCCGGCAGGCCGATCGCGATCCGCGCGAGTTCGACCTCATCCGCGAGGCGATGCGCCTGTGGCGCGAGCTGGGCGCCCATGGCGTTGGCGATACCGGCTTCCGGGAGACCGGCATTTTCTTCGCCGCTCGTCGGGGACGCGAGATCGATGGCTATCGTGACTGGGCCAAAGCGGCGGCCGGGCACGGCATCGGCGCCGAGGTGATCGAGGGCGAGGCCGTCAAGGCCGTCATGAAGGACGATCTGTCGCCGCCCCCGGCCGGCCTGTGGTGCCCGAGCGACGGTTGCGCCGAGCCGCAGAAGGCGGCTCCAGCCATCGCGCTCGCCGCTCGTGCCAAGGGCGCCGTCGTCATCACCGATTGCGCGGTGCGCGGCCTGGAAACGGCCATCGGCGAGATCGTGTCGGTGGTCACCGAGCGAGGCACCATCAAAACAAAGCGGGTGGTCCTCGCAGCCGGCGCCTGGTCGCGCCGTTTCCTGAAGGATCTCGGCGTCACGCTGCCGCAGCTCAAGATGCGGTCGACCGTGTCGCGCACCCATCCGGTGACCGGCGGCCCCGATGCCGGCATCTGGGATGACGCGATCGGTATCCGCAAGCGCGCCGACGGTGGCCTCACCGTGGCCAACGGCGTTGCCAATGTCGCCGATCTCACGCCGGACCATGTTCGCTTCGCCCTGAACTTCCTGCCGGCCTTGATGGCCGACTGGAAGCACGTATCGCTATCCTTCGGGTCGCGTTTCTTCCGCGAGATCGACGACTGGCCGACAAGGCCACTCGACAGGGTCTCGCCCTACGAAAAGATGCGCGTTCTCGATCCGAAGCCCGATGTCCGTTTCCTGCGACGTACCATGGGCGAGCTGAAGCGGCGGTTTCCGTCTTTCCGCGATACGCGCATCGTCCAGGCCTGGGCCGGCTATATCGACGTGACGCCTGACGTGGTGCCGGTCATCTCGGAGGTGGACGAATTTGCCGGCCTCGTTGTCGCCACGGGCTTTTCCGGTCACGGCTTCGGTATCGGGCCTGGGGCTGGCTGGCTGGTTGCCAACCTCGTCACGGGAACGACGCCCTTCGTCGACCCGACCCATTTCCGCCTGTCGCGTTTTTCGGACGGATCGAAGCCGAAACCGGCGTCGCGGCTCTGACGCATCCGCCCGATAAGTTGCAGACTTTTCGGATAAGCGGATACGCAAAGGACTCAGGCGGCGAGATCGGCGACCACGGCGTCGAGAACGAAGGCACCGGCCGGCGTGGTGCGAATGCGGCCATCGGGCAGCACTTCCACCATGCCGTGAGTGACGAGGTCGGAAATCCGGGCCGGATCGAAGCCACGGCCGGACAGCCGCCGATAGCGGGCCGCGTCGATGCCCTCGACGAGGCGAAGTCCCATCAGCAGCATTTCGTCACCAGCCGTCTCGCCGAAAATCTCCTCGGTCTCGATCACACCGTTGCCGGTTTCGGCGACACGCCGCATCCAGGCTTCTGGGTTGCGCTCGGCGATGGTGGCAAGGCGACCGCGGTCGTCTTCCTGAACGATGCGACCATGGGCTCCCGGCCCCAGGCCGACGTACTCTCCGTAACGCCAGTAGAGAAGGTTATGCCGGCTTTCACCGCCCGGCGTGGCGTGATTGGAGATTTCATAGGCCGGCAGGCCGGCCGCTCCGGCGACCGTCTGCGTCAACTCGTAGAGATCGGCAGCCGCATCCGCGTCGGGCACCACCAGCTTGCCGGCAATGTAGAGCTTCTCGAAGGCGGTGTCCGGCTCGATGGTGAGCTGGTAGAGCGACAGGTGGTCGGCGGCGAAACCGATGGCGCGCCGAAGCTCCGCCTCCCAGGCGTCGAGGCTCTGGTCGGGGCGGGCGTAGATCAGGTCGAAGGAGAGGCGCGGGAAGGTTTCGCGGGCCAGCTCGAGGGCGCGCAATGCCTCGTCGAGATTGTGCAGCCGGCCGAGAAATTTGAGATCGGTGTCGTTGAGCGCCTGCACACCAAGCGACAGGCGGT encodes the following:
- a CDS encoding NAD(P)/FAD-dependent oxidoreductase; the encoded protein is MPKEADVVIVGGGIIGTSSALYLAERGLKVVLLEKGHIGGEQSSRNWGWVRQADRDPREFDLIREAMRLWRELGAHGVGDTGFRETGIFFAARRGREIDGYRDWAKAAAGHGIGAEVIEGEAVKAVMKDDLSPPPAGLWCPSDGCAEPQKAAPAIALAARAKGAVVITDCAVRGLETAIGEIVSVVTERGTIKTKRVVLAAGAWSRRFLKDLGVTLPQLKMRSTVSRTHPVTGGPDAGIWDDAIGIRKRADGGLTVANGVANVADLTPDHVRFALNFLPALMADWKHVSLSFGSRFFREIDDWPTRPLDRVSPYEKMRVLDPKPDVRFLRRTMGELKRRFPSFRDTRIVQAWAGYIDVTPDVVPVISEVDEFAGLVVATGFSGHGFGIGPGAGWLVANLVTGTTPFVDPTHFRLSRFSDGSKPKPASRL
- the hemW gene encoding radical SAM family heme chaperone HemW, yielding MNDRDLLSGVEAAASGTPDIGFGVYVHWPFCARKCPYCDFNSHVRPKGIDEAGYLAAMEREIAAHARLTPGRTVTSVFLGGGTPSLMKPESVGRLLDLIGHHWQMSAEAEITLEANPSSVEAERFRGYRSAGVNRLSLGVQALNDTDLKFLGRLHNLDEALRALELARETFPRLSFDLIYARPDQSLDAWEAELRRAIGFAADHLSLYQLTIEPDTAFEKLYIAGKLVVPDADAAADLYELTQTVAGAAGLPAYEISNHATPGGESRHNLLYWRYGEYVGLGPGAHGRIVQEDDRGRLATIAERNPEAWMRRVAETGNGVIETEEIFGETAGDEMLLMGLRLVEGIDAARYRRLSGRGFDPARISDLVTHGMVEVLPDGRIRTTPAGAFVLDAVVADLAA